CCATTTGGGTGGTTCCGGCCAATGCCATTGTAGCATCTACCCCGGAAGATGTGGGTTCGTTCTTCGATCCGGCCAATGATAAAGTTTACCGCCATCCCACATTTTATGTCATGCCCGAAGGCGCCCAACACATCTGATCCCATGGAGAAGAAAGATGCACTATATACATACTGTCTGCGGCTTGCCGACAACTCACTCGTACTCGGCAACCGGCTTTCAGAGTGGTGCGGTCATGGTCCGTTCCTGGAAGAAGATCTCGCCCTCACCAACATCGCTTTGGATAAGATCGGTCAATCCCGCACGCTCTACCAATATGCCTGTGAGATCGAAGGCAAAGGCAAAACGGAAGATGATCTGGCCTACAAACGCAGTGAGCGTGAGTTTTACAACACCCTGCTTGCTGAGCAACCCAATGGCGACTTTGCCGTGACCATCGTTCGTGAATTTCTGAACGACCACCTGGATCTGCTCGTCTATGAGAAACTGACCGAAAGCAATGACCCTGTTCTGAAAGCCTTCGGCGAGAAATCCATCAAAGAGCTGCAATACCACATCCGTCATGTTGACCAATGGATTTTACGTCTGGGCGACGGAACCGATGAAAGCCACCAACGGATGAAGGATGCATTGCAACTGCTGTGGCCTTTTACCGGTGAACTCTTTGAAAAAGATGAGGTGGATGCCATGCTGGTCAAAGAAGGCATCGCACCGGATGTCAGCGCACTGAAAGAGCAATGGCATAAAGCGGTGCAGGAAGTGCTGAATGAAGCAACCCTTGACATGCCCGAAGATGCCTGGATGCATACCGGAGGGAAACGAGAAGGACGACATTCCGAACACCTGGGATATATGCTCGCACAAATGCAGTTTCTGCCCCGGGCTTATCCCGATGCAAAGTGGTAAATCCGGACAAAGAGACCATCTGGCAATGGCTTGATTCACTCCCCGATCCGGAGATTCCGGTGATCAGTATCGTGGAACTCGGTATGGTGCGCGATGTGGAAGTCGTTGGCGACAACGTAGTGGTCACTGTTACCCCGACCTACACCGGATGTCCGGCCGTAAAGATGATCGAAGATGATATCATGAAGTTGCTTTCCGGGAAAGGAATAGCACATCCCCAGGTAAAGTCGGTCAACTCACCTGCATGGACCACGGACTGGATCACATCTGAAGCGAAAAAGAAATTGATGGACTATGGCATCACCCCACCACCCGTATCTACCGAGGATAAAGGTGCGCTGCTGGACACACCAAAGGAAGTACGCTGCCCCCGATGCAAATCCACCAACACATTGTTGAAAAGTCAGTTCGGATCCACACCTTGCAAAGCTTTGTACATCTGTAGCGACTGCCTTGAACCTTTTGATTATTTCAAATGCATATGATCCCCGAAAAGGATTTTTAAATTTATCATCTCATCCGACCAAAGCAGGAATCCGCCATGAGCTCATCCATCCAATTTGAAAAACATAATGGTGTAGGGATCATCACCCTGAACCGACCTGACGTCCTCAACAGTTTCAATACCGCTATGGCAAAGCAGTGCCAGGATGCCCTGGACCAATGTGCCACAGATCAGGAAATCCGCTCGGTGATGATCACCGGGGCAGGCAGGGCTTTCTGCGCCGGACAGGACCTTGAAGAAGCCCTGGACCCCAACATGAAACTGGCGGATATTGTAAACAACACCTACAACCCTATCATCCGGAAAATCCGTCAACTGGAGAAACCTGTTGTATGTGCAGTGAATGGCGTTGCAGCCGGTGCCGGTGCCAACATTGCTTTTGCATGTGACATTACCATTGCTGCAGAAAGCGCGAATTTCATTCAAAGCTTTGCAAACATCGGACTGATCCCGGATAGCGGCGGCACTTATTTCCTCCCACGCCTTGTCGGAATGCAGAAGGCCACCGCCATGGCCATGCTGGCAGAAAAGATCAGTGCGGAAAAAGCAGCTGAACTCGGTCTGATCTATCAGCACGTTCCGGATACAGAGCTATCGGAAGCCGCCATGAAGCTGGCGGTCAGGCTCGCATCACTTCCTACACGCGGACTCGCTCTCACCAAGAAGGCTTTTATGGAAGGGATGAATAACACCCTGGATCAACAACTTGAACTGGAA
This genomic interval from Flavobacteriales bacterium contains the following:
- a CDS encoding 2-(1,2-epoxy-1,2-dihydrophenyl)acetyl-CoA isomerase, which encodes MSSSIQFEKHNGVGIITLNRPDVLNSFNTAMAKQCQDALDQCATDQEIRSVMITGAGRAFCAGQDLEEALDPNMKLADIVNNTYNPIIRKIRQLEKPVVCAVNGVAAGAGANIAFACDITIAAESANFIQSFANIGLIPDSGGTYFLPRLVGMQKATAMAMLAEKISAEKAAELGLIYQHVPDTELSEAAMKLAVRLASLPTRGLALTKKAFMEGMNNTLDQQLELEAQLQAEAGATSDHREGVNAFLEKRKPQFTGA
- the paaC gene encoding phenylacetate-CoA oxygenase subunit PaaC, producing the protein MEKKDALYTYCLRLADNSLVLGNRLSEWCGHGPFLEEDLALTNIALDKIGQSRTLYQYACEIEGKGKTEDDLAYKRSEREFYNTLLAEQPNGDFAVTIVREFLNDHLDLLVYEKLTESNDPVLKAFGEKSIKELQYHIRHVDQWILRLGDGTDESHQRMKDALQLLWPFTGELFEKDEVDAMLVKEGIAPDVSALKEQWHKAVQEVLNEATLDMPEDAWMHTGGKREGRHSEHLGYMLAQMQFLPRAYPDAKW
- the paaJ gene encoding phenylacetate-CoA oxygenase subunit PaaJ: MVNPDKETIWQWLDSLPDPEIPVISIVELGMVRDVEVVGDNVVVTVTPTYTGCPAVKMIEDDIMKLLSGKGIAHPQVKSVNSPAWTTDWITSEAKKKLMDYGITPPPVSTEDKGALLDTPKEVRCPRCKSTNTLLKSQFGSTPCKALYICSDCLEPFDYFKCI